In the Nitrospirota bacterium genome, one interval contains:
- a CDS encoding ABC transporter permease — MGKRIFALAVKEFLAIFKDRKSRVVVIVPPLLQFLVFGYAATYDLKHVPYAVFNEDGGTESRELLAEFEGSPTFRKVSVIDHEEQIAPLIEQRRVLMVLRVGQRFSSDLLLRRTAPLQVIVDGRNSNTAMLVLNYVKAIVGRFNDRWAGRGTGGEGPPAH; from the coding sequence ATGGGGAAGCGGATATTCGCATTGGCGGTGAAGGAATTTCTGGCGATATTCAAGGACAGAAAGAGCAGGGTCGTCGTGATAGTCCCTCCCCTGCTGCAGTTCCTGGTCTTCGGCTACGCCGCGACCTATGACCTGAAGCATGTGCCTTACGCTGTATTCAACGAAGACGGGGGCACTGAGTCGCGGGAACTGCTGGCGGAGTTCGAAGGGTCTCCGACCTTTCGTAAGGTATCGGTCATTGACCACGAGGAACAGATTGCTCCGCTCATCGAGCAAAGGCGGGTGCTGATGGTGCTCCGTGTCGGACAGCGGTTCAGCAGCGACCTGCTGCTCCGGCGGACGGCCCCGCTTCAGGTTATAGTGGACGGCAGAAACTCCAATACCGCGATGCTCGTGCTCAATTACGTAAAAGCGATAGTCGGCCGCTTTAATGACCGGTGGGCCGGCAGAGGTACAGGGGGAGAGGGCCCTCCTGCGCAC